Proteins found in one Chlamydia pneumoniae TW-183 genomic segment:
- a CDS encoding DNA-directed RNA polymerase subunit alpha: MSDNAHNLLYDKFELPEAVKMLPVEGLPIDKHARFIAEPLERGMGHTLGNALRRALLIGLEAPAIISFAMTGVLHEYMAIEGVIEDVTNIILNLKGALLKKYPMQDSSLGRTTQVLKASISIDASDLAAANGQKEVTLQDLLQEGDFEAVNPDQVIFTVTQPIQLEVVLRIAFGRGYTPSERIVLEDKGVYEIVLDAAFSPVTLVNYFVEDTRVGQDTDFDRLVLIVETDGRVTPKEALAFSTQILTKHFSIFENMDEKKIVFEEAISIEKENKDDILHKLILGINEIELSVRSTNCLSNANIETIGELVIMPEPRLLQFRNFGKKSLCEIKNKLKEMKLELGMDLTQFGVGLDNVKEKMKWYAEKIRAKNTKG, encoded by the coding sequence GCTTCATTGCTGAGCCTCTAGAAAGAGGAATGGGCCACACTTTAGGAAATGCTCTAAGACGTGCTTTGCTTATTGGTTTAGAAGCTCCAGCTATTATCTCGTTTGCTATGACAGGCGTACTTCATGAATATATGGCAATCGAAGGGGTTATTGAGGATGTAACTAACATCATTCTGAATTTAAAAGGTGCCCTATTAAAAAAGTACCCCATGCAGGATAGTTCTTTAGGAAGAACCACTCAGGTCTTAAAAGCTTCAATTTCTATAGATGCTTCCGATTTAGCCGCAGCTAATGGACAAAAAGAAGTGACTCTACAAGATCTATTGCAAGAAGGGGACTTTGAAGCCGTTAACCCAGATCAAGTCATTTTTACTGTTACTCAACCCATACAGTTGGAAGTCGTTCTACGAATTGCTTTTGGTAGGGGATATACACCTTCTGAAAGGATTGTTTTGGAAGATAAGGGTGTTTATGAAATCGTTTTGGATGCAGCCTTTTCTCCAGTCACTTTAGTCAACTACTTTGTAGAAGATACACGGGTGGGTCAGGATACAGATTTTGACCGTTTAGTTTTAATAGTTGAAACAGATGGAAGAGTGACTCCGAAAGAAGCTCTGGCTTTTTCAACTCAAATTTTGACTAAACATTTTTCCATTTTTGAAAATATGGATGAGAAGAAAATCGTATTTGAAGAAGCTATTTCTATTGAGAAAGAAAACAAAGATGATATTCTTCATAAGTTAATTTTAGGAATTAATGAAATAGAACTCTCAGTCAGATCAACAAATTGTTTGTCTAATGCAAATATTGAGACTATTGGCGAACTTGTTATTATGCCTGAACCTCGATTGCTACAATTCAGAAATTTTGGAAAGAAATCACTGTGTGAGATCAAGAATAAATTGAAAGAAATGAAGCTTGAATTAGGAATGGACCTAACGCAATTTGGCGTAGGTTTAGATAACGTAAAAGAAAAAATGAAGTGGTATGCCGAAAAGATTCGGGCTAAAAATACAAAGGGATAG
- the rplQ gene encoding 50S ribosomal protein L17: protein MQHARKKFRVGRTSSHNRCMLANMLKSLIHYERIETTLPKAKELRRHADKMITLAKKNSLAARRIAIGRLMVRYNKLTSKEARQAKGGDTSVYNVDRLVVNKLFDELGNRFVERKGGYTRILKLQNRIGDNAQKCIIEFLAS from the coding sequence ATGCAACACGCTAGAAAAAAATTTAGAGTTGGTCGTACTTCCTCGCATAATCGCTGTATGTTAGCTAACATGTTAAAGTCTCTAATTCATTATGAAAGAATTGAGACTACTTTGCCTAAAGCTAAAGAACTACGCCGACATGCTGATAAAATGATTACCTTAGCTAAAAAAAACTCCTTAGCAGCACGACGTATAGCTATTGGACGGCTTATGGTCAGATACAATAAATTAACAAGCAAAGAAGCTCGACAAGCTAAAGGTGGAGACACCTCTGTATATAATGTCGATCGTTTGGTTGTGAATAAGTTATTCGATGAGTTGGGGAATCGTTTTGTAGAAAGAAAAGGTGGTTACACACGTATTCTAAAACTGCAAAATAGAATTGGTGATAATGCTCAAAAGTGTATTATAGAGTTTTTAGCTAGCTAA